A single region of the Candidatus Poribacteria bacterium genome encodes:
- a CDS encoding class I SAM-dependent methyltransferase — MFDQVLQEVEAQCKEERIPMLGEEKAKFLAACVEKAKPSLIVECGTAIGYSGLWMLRVLKAAGTGRLITIEIDAERAAQARTNFERAGMAALVDSRIGDAQEVLKSIQDPVDFLLLDNNFNNYFPCFQAIEPQLTNPATVVADNVGIGAESMADYLSHVRERYESETHWFDIDLPWVKQDAIEVSIYRR; from the coding sequence ATGTTTGATCAGGTCTTACAAGAAGTCGAAGCACAGTGTAAAGAAGAGAGAATTCCAATGTTGGGGGAAGAAAAGGCGAAATTTCTCGCCGCTTGCGTTGAAAAGGCAAAACCGTCTCTCATTGTCGAATGTGGAACCGCTATCGGTTATTCCGGACTCTGGATGCTACGTGTGTTGAAAGCCGCTGGCACCGGACGCTTGATAACGATCGAGATAGATGCTGAGCGCGCCGCGCAAGCACGAACGAATTTCGAGCGCGCCGGAATGGCAGCCCTGGTTGACTCACGTATTGGTGATGCACAAGAAGTGCTCAAAAGCATTCAAGACCCTGTTGACTTTCTGCTCCTCGATAATAACTTCAACAATTACTTCCCGTGTTTTCAGGCAATTGAACCGCAGTTGACAAATCCCGCAACCGTTGTAGCGGACAACGTCGGTATCGGTGCCGAATCAATGGCAGATTACCTGTCGCACGTCCGAGAGCGTTATGAATCCGAAACACACTGGTTTGACATCGATCTTCCGTGGGTGAAACAGGACGCAATCGAAGTGAGCATTTATCGACGTTAG
- a CDS encoding zf-HC2 domain-containing protein, whose product MNCLQAEEHFSDHFEDTLDYQALQSFEKHIAACEACQQEYAKFQESVKAVQQLPQIEPSPYFMPTVLQRIDEERREIRGVKGIATTDWKQLLDVFRRPVWAFSGILAIILAITGTYLYQDGFLFDRGSRSAAITSESQEIQVATSPVGTRRVVGNRSQRLPSGVISTPVRPTQQHYVLKQVSYTNASTRGGL is encoded by the coding sequence ATGAACTGCCTACAGGCTGAGGAACATTTTTCCGATCATTTTGAGGACACACTTGATTATCAGGCGTTGCAGAGTTTTGAGAAACACATTGCGGCGTGTGAGGCGTGTCAGCAGGAATATGCCAAATTCCAGGAATCTGTTAAAGCCGTCCAGCAACTGCCACAGATTGAGCCTTCACCCTACTTTATGCCGACGGTGCTACAACGGATCGACGAAGAGCGACGCGAGATCCGTGGAGTTAAGGGGATCGCGACAACAGATTGGAAACAACTGCTGGATGTATTTCGCCGTCCAGTATGGGCATTCAGTGGCATTCTGGCGATAATTCTCGCCATAACTGGTACCTATCTCTATCAAGACGGATTCCTATTTGATCGAGGCTCCCGTTCAGCTGCGATAACATCTGAGTCTCAAGAAATCCAAGTTGCAACCTCACCGGTAGGGACGCGACGGGTTGTGGGAAACAGGAGCCAACGTCTACCGAGTGGTGTTATCTCAACGCCAGTCCGACCCACGCAACAACATTACGTCTTAAAACAGGTGAGTTATACCAACGCCTCCACGCGGGGTGGGCTTTAG
- a CDS encoding phytanoyl-CoA dioxygenase family protein gives MATDGYLLIRGLHDTDAIGTARRQILEKLAAKEMLAPDTALMDGIFNPDYPEPTSTGSMGNKALTQMPAFKAVVEGEPIMNFFKGFLGGDARTFDFKWLRTAGPGSGSPIHYDIVFMGRGTQNLYSCWTPFGDVSLDMGPIVFCLGSNRFEEVRATYGQSDVDRDLIEGHFSDKPLEIVEKFGGHWATTTFSAGDVIIFSMFLMHASLVNTSNKVRITADTRYQLAAEPIDERWVGEKPKGHYAWKQDEAKIESLEKSRRRWGV, from the coding sequence ATGGCAACGGATGGGTATCTCCTCATTCGTGGATTACACGACACGGACGCGATCGGCACGGCGCGTCGACAGATTCTGGAGAAACTCGCAGCAAAAGAGATGCTCGCACCGGATACAGCATTGATGGACGGGATCTTTAACCCCGATTACCCCGAACCGACATCAACCGGCTCAATGGGAAACAAGGCATTGACGCAGATGCCAGCCTTCAAAGCGGTTGTTGAGGGTGAACCTATCATGAACTTTTTCAAGGGATTCCTCGGCGGCGATGCCCGAACGTTCGATTTCAAATGGCTGCGCACGGCGGGACCCGGATCAGGTTCCCCGATCCATTACGACATCGTTTTTATGGGCAGAGGGACACAAAACCTCTATTCTTGCTGGACTCCCTTTGGCGATGTGTCGCTGGACATGGGTCCGATTGTGTTCTGTCTCGGCTCCAACCGATTTGAAGAGGTTCGAGCGACCTACGGACAGTCAGACGTGGACAGAGATCTGATTGAGGGACATTTCAGCGATAAACCGCTTGAGATCGTCGAGAAATTTGGGGGACACTGGGCAACAACAACGTTTTCAGCGGGTGATGTTATCATTTTCAGCATGTTTCTGATGCATGCTTCACTCGTTAATACCTCTAACAAAGTTCGGATTACCGCAGACACCCGCTATCAGCTCGCTGCTGAACCTATTGATGAACGCTGGGTTGGAGAAAAACCGAAAGGGCATTACGCATGGAAGCAGGACGAGGCAAAGATTGAATCCTTGGAAAAATCACGACGGAGATGGGGTGTTTAA
- a CDS encoding DUF1669 domain-containing protein, giving the protein MQKHAGGFEKRTSKMERTSVNRKEKLKSKFLPLLLILFCGVALGVGIRHYKDSRPPVVAWEVYFNEVDAGDSHDSLENRLVEKLITAASRVDAALYHLDSTPIAEGLIKAYRRGVQVRIVTETDNIDEEAIARLQEVGIPVADDGDPDSYMHHKFIVIDERYVWTGSYNTTYNGAYRNKNNVIFIDSVPLAYNFTQEFRELFRQMRAEKSSGASVVHPKVTLSDGTQIFTYFSPDNDIISSLLREIGSAKKSIHFMAFSFTQDDLGRAMRNRFESGIDVRGVFEEWQISRYSEFKPMKAAGMSVIQDRNTGTMHHKVIVIDEETVITGSYNFSKNAEERNSENLLIIKGNPDIAQAYLAEFNRVAR; this is encoded by the coding sequence TTGCAAAAACACGCAGGCGGATTTGAGAAACGCACTTCAAAGATGGAACGCACGTCAGTTAACCGCAAGGAAAAATTAAAATCTAAATTTCTACCTCTCCTTCTCATCCTGTTTTGTGGGGTTGCCCTCGGTGTCGGTATTCGGCATTACAAGGATAGCAGGCCTCCTGTCGTAGCGTGGGAGGTTTACTTCAATGAGGTCGATGCTGGGGACAGCCACGATTCGCTTGAGAACCGTCTCGTCGAGAAACTTATCACTGCGGCATCGCGAGTCGATGCTGCCCTCTATCATTTGGACTCCACACCAATAGCCGAGGGCTTAATCAAAGCCTACCGCCGCGGGGTCCAGGTCCGAATCGTCACTGAAACAGACAACATTGATGAGGAAGCAATTGCGCGATTGCAAGAAGTCGGCATCCCTGTCGCCGACGATGGAGATCCTGACAGTTACATGCACCACAAATTCATCGTGATTGATGAGCGATACGTCTGGACAGGCTCCTACAACACCACCTATAACGGCGCGTATAGAAACAAGAATAACGTAATATTCATCGATTCTGTCCCACTGGCGTATAACTTCACACAGGAATTCCGAGAACTGTTCCGGCAAATGCGGGCTGAGAAATCTTCTGGCGCGTCTGTTGTGCATCCGAAAGTGACACTGAGTGACGGGACGCAGATATTCACCTATTTTTCACCAGACAACGACATTATCTCGTCGCTTCTAAGAGAGATTGGATCTGCCAAGAAGTCGATTCACTTCATGGCGTTTTCGTTCACGCAAGATGACCTCGGTCGTGCGATGCGGAATCGTTTTGAATCAGGGATTGATGTACGAGGTGTGTTTGAAGAATGGCAGATCAGTCGATACTCCGAATTTAAACCGATGAAGGCGGCAGGTATGTCGGTTATTCAAGACAGGAATACGGGAACGATGCATCACAAGGTAATTGTTATTGATGAGGAGACCGTGATTACGGGTTCGTACAACTTCTCCAAAAACGCGGAAGAGCGCAATAGTGAGAATCTATTGATTATCAAAGGAAACCCCGATATTGCCCAAGCATACCTCGCCGAGTTCAATCGGGTTGCTCGTTAA
- a CDS encoding transposase, translated as MIVSHKIALDATDDHCTWFSQQCGYARFAFNHALEDYNNEPRHWKELNKRFNRVKRGIDWAGGMDQRAALFGIKNLGDAISRWKSGQNRRPKKKRRKDRQSYSTDPNTVKVEWKRIRLPKIGWVRMYQKLRHKGEITKVTISRTAHRWFVSLTVDTGKPKETPRDTRGLPVIGIDVGINSLATLDTGKQYPNPRPLKKYEKKLKHEQRKLSKKEFLSNNWYKQKRKVECIHYKIACIRNDAHHKATTEIVNMASVIGIETLKITNMLKNKNLAKALSDSALGGFLALLKSKAEMLGIPVREAPQFYASSKTCSNCGHQKKELSLSERTYHCDECGSSIDRDVNAAINLKNLAVGQAES; from the coding sequence ATGATTGTATCACATAAAATAGCCTTAGACGCAACAGACGATCACTGCACGTGGTTTTCACAACAATGCGGTTATGCCCGTTTTGCGTTCAACCACGCTTTAGAGGACTACAACAACGAACCTCGTCACTGGAAGGAACTCAATAAGCGTTTCAATAGAGTCAAGCGTGGTATTGACTGGGCAGGTGGAATGGATCAACGTGCTGCGTTGTTTGGAATAAAGAACCTTGGAGACGCTATCAGTCGCTGGAAAAGCGGTCAAAATAGGAGACCGAAGAAAAAGAGACGGAAAGACCGTCAGTCGTATAGCACCGACCCGAACACAGTAAAAGTAGAATGGAAACGTATCAGACTCCCGAAAATCGGTTGGGTGCGTATGTATCAGAAGTTGCGACATAAGGGTGAGATTACAAAGGTAACCATATCAAGGACGGCACACCGTTGGTTCGTATCTCTAACGGTAGATACAGGAAAACCGAAGGAAACCCCACGAGACACACGTGGACTCCCTGTTATCGGCATAGACGTAGGTATCAACTCACTGGCGACCCTTGATACAGGTAAGCAGTATCCGAACCCAAGACCTTTGAAGAAGTATGAGAAAAAACTTAAGCATGAACAACGTAAATTGAGCAAAAAAGAGTTTCTATCGAATAACTGGTATAAGCAGAAACGTAAGGTGGAATGTATCCACTATAAGATCGCTTGTATCCGAAATGACGCTCACCATAAAGCGACTACAGAAATAGTCAATATGGCAAGCGTTATTGGAATAGAAACACTCAAGATTACGAACATGCTTAAGAATAAGAACCTCGCCAAAGCCTTATCAGATAGTGCATTAGGCGGGTTTCTCGCTCTGCTCAAATCAAAAGCAGAAATGCTTGGGATCCCCGTTAGAGAAGCTCCGCAATTTTATGCTTCAAGCAAGACGTGTAGCAACTGCGGGCATCAGAAAAAAGAACTCTCATTATCAGAAAGAACCTATCATTGTGACGAATGCGGTTCTTCTATAGACAGAGACGTAAACGCTGCAATAAACCTAAAAAATCTCGCCGTCGGGCAGGCGGAGAGTTAA
- a CDS encoding sigma-70 family RNA polymerase sigma factor, with product MLDLDDELMQRYQKGDEGAFTLLVRRHQQPLINFIARFINDRDNAEDLAQETFMRMFKAAHRYKPGRAHFKTWMYHIAKNLCKNEIRNRERRDKYRVDNVVNTGSDGGNDTEEIDLIANAPANPTFQPDVELERKELRNAIQKAIAELPEQYRLPLVLRDLQGLSYDEISEVLELRSGTTKSRINRARLMLKDKLKPFI from the coding sequence ATGCTTGACTTAGATGATGAATTAATGCAACGCTACCAAAAAGGAGATGAAGGCGCGTTTACGCTTCTCGTGCGCCGACATCAGCAGCCGCTCATTAATTTTATTGCTCGGTTCATCAATGATAGGGATAACGCTGAGGATTTGGCGCAGGAGACGTTCATGCGTATGTTTAAAGCGGCGCATCGTTATAAACCCGGGCGAGCACATTTTAAGACCTGGATGTATCACATCGCTAAAAACCTTTGTAAAAATGAAATCCGAAATCGAGAGCGGCGGGACAAATACAGAGTTGATAACGTGGTGAACACCGGAAGTGATGGTGGCAACGACACAGAAGAAATCGATCTGATCGCAAATGCGCCCGCGAATCCTACTTTCCAACCGGATGTAGAACTTGAACGTAAAGAATTACGCAACGCAATCCAAAAAGCGATCGCGGAATTGCCAGAACAGTACAGACTCCCGCTCGTCTTACGCGACCTGCAGGGATTGAGTTACGACGAAATCAGTGAGGTATTGGAGCTCCGGAGCGGGACAACGAAATCTCGTATCAATCGTGCCCGACTCATGCTTAAGGATAAGTTAAAACCGTTTATCTAA
- a CDS encoding UxaA family hydrolase, which translates to MDYDFTIVARLPSPDDNVAIATQTLEGGTRIRYSGSNGEQQFQLSHTILEGHRFAIQSISESEPLLSWGLPFGFATRSISPGDYVCNQKMIDSLSIRNLPFELPETPNFSDKMAPYQLDEAEFRSGKQVQRHANERPFLGYQRPGNRGVGTRNYIVVMGTTARTSGFARRLADMCSVGGVCNPEAFPNIDGIVAVTHTEGGESQTPNNIDMLLRTLAGFTVHPNIGAVLLVDYGTEAVTNEMLKAYMAREGYALDDVVHHFYRLQGSFDTDLAGGAEIINGWLDGVDSVARTEQSLEHLKIALQCGGSDAFSGVSGNPLAAYVAKEVIRYGGCANLAETDELIGSEAYVLQNARDLPTARKFLKTIERFKERVAWHGHSAEGNPSGGNNFRGLYNIAIKSIGAAMKRHPEVCLDHVIDYSQLMEKPGYYFMDSPGNDLESIAGQVASGSNMIFFVTGNGSITNFPFVPTLKIVTTTGRYEMLEKDMDVNAGAYLDGTPMEELGESMLNLTVDVASGERSVGEKAGHSQVSLWRDWKQTGPVDLNPLLTDSELKPGEPIPIETREVAASSQELQFSALQTEDGCRTDQVGLILPTSLCSGQIAQMIAHRCNERRIGEKQGISRFVALPHTEGCGVSGGRSEEIYTRTMIGHLTHPTVALGLLLEHGCEKTHNDHVRHEIQKLGISAERYGWASVQLDGGIDAVIEKVQDWFSEELTDKPTVPVVDAGLEHLCIAVTSTGIATEEVSESLTQLTHRVVVAGGTVIVPANAEWLSAVSGQPSVGRLTNTRRTITPTLAYGQRVEKPGFHIMETPTDQQTETLTGLGATGVDLALAHIVGAPLQSHVMVPLIQVSTDATTQANYGADLDLETADVDELLALVIEVASRQYTPKLHGKGNTDFQLTRGLLGISM; encoded by the coding sequence ATGGATTATGATTTTACGATCGTTGCACGGCTGCCTTCACCGGATGATAACGTTGCTATTGCCACACAAACCTTAGAAGGTGGCACGCGCATCCGTTATAGCGGTTCTAATGGGGAACAGCAGTTTCAACTATCGCATACCATCTTAGAAGGACATCGGTTCGCGATACAATCAATTTCGGAAAGCGAGCCGCTATTGTCATGGGGTCTACCTTTCGGTTTTGCTACACGTTCTATTTCCCCCGGCGATTACGTGTGCAATCAAAAGATGATTGATTCGTTATCAATTAGAAACCTACCCTTTGAATTGCCAGAGACCCCCAATTTCAGCGATAAAATGGCACCCTATCAATTAGATGAAGCAGAATTCCGCTCAGGAAAACAGGTGCAACGTCATGCAAATGAACGTCCCTTCTTGGGTTATCAGCGTCCCGGTAATCGTGGCGTTGGCACGCGAAACTATATCGTCGTTATGGGAACAACTGCACGAACCTCTGGCTTTGCGAGAAGACTCGCCGATATGTGTTCTGTAGGAGGGGTTTGTAACCCCGAGGCATTCCCCAACATAGACGGCATTGTCGCCGTAACGCACACGGAGGGTGGTGAAAGTCAGACTCCGAATAATATTGATATGCTGCTCCGAACGCTCGCTGGCTTCACCGTCCATCCGAATATCGGCGCGGTCCTGCTTGTTGATTACGGCACCGAGGCAGTCACAAACGAAATGCTCAAGGCGTATATGGCGCGCGAGGGATATGCTCTGGATGATGTTGTGCACCATTTCTATCGACTACAAGGCAGTTTCGACACCGATTTAGCCGGTGGTGCAGAAATTATTAACGGATGGTTGGACGGCGTAGACAGCGTCGCGCGCACCGAGCAATCCTTGGAACACCTCAAAATCGCCTTGCAGTGTGGCGGTTCTGATGCGTTTTCCGGTGTATCGGGGAACCCACTCGCTGCCTACGTTGCGAAAGAGGTTATCCGTTATGGTGGGTGTGCCAACCTTGCGGAAACGGATGAACTTATCGGTTCCGAGGCGTACGTGCTACAGAACGCCCGCGACCTACCGACAGCGCGTAAGTTTCTCAAGACAATTGAACGTTTCAAGGAACGCGTGGCGTGGCACGGACACTCCGCAGAGGGAAATCCATCTGGGGGTAACAATTTTCGTGGACTCTATAACATCGCCATTAAATCGATCGGTGCGGCGATGAAACGGCACCCTGAGGTCTGTTTGGATCATGTCATTGACTACAGCCAACTGATGGAGAAACCGGGTTACTATTTCATGGACAGTCCCGGCAACGATCTGGAGAGCATCGCTGGACAGGTTGCATCAGGTTCTAACATGATTTTCTTTGTCACTGGGAACGGCTCGATTACCAACTTCCCGTTCGTACCGACCCTTAAAATTGTCACGACGACAGGGCGATATGAAATGCTTGAAAAGGACATGGACGTAAATGCGGGTGCGTATCTCGATGGCACACCGATGGAAGAACTCGGTGAGTCTATGCTCAACTTGACGGTGGACGTGGCATCAGGTGAACGTTCTGTTGGTGAAAAAGCCGGGCACTCGCAAGTCTCGCTGTGGCGCGATTGGAAGCAGACGGGTCCGGTGGATTTAAATCCGTTGTTGACAGACTCCGAATTGAAGCCTGGCGAACCGATTCCGATCGAAACCCGCGAAGTAGCCGCGAGTTCTCAGGAATTGCAATTCAGCGCACTTCAAACAGAAGATGGATGCCGTACGGATCAAGTGGGACTGATTTTGCCGACCAGTCTCTGTTCTGGACAGATTGCACAGATGATTGCGCACCGTTGCAACGAACGGAGAATTGGAGAAAAGCAAGGCATCTCGCGTTTTGTTGCCCTCCCACATACAGAAGGGTGTGGCGTCTCCGGCGGACGGTCAGAGGAGATTTACACCCGCACGATGATTGGACACCTCACGCATCCGACGGTTGCCCTTGGTTTACTCCTCGAACACGGTTGTGAAAAGACACACAACGACCATGTCCGACATGAAATCCAAAAACTCGGCATATCGGCGGAACGCTACGGTTGGGCGAGTGTGCAATTAGATGGCGGCATTGATGCAGTTATTGAGAAGGTGCAAGACTGGTTTTCGGAGGAACTTACGGATAAACCGACTGTTCCGGTTGTCGATGCGGGATTAGAACACCTCTGTATAGCCGTAACATCAACTGGAATAGCGACTGAAGAAGTCTCGGAGTCTCTGACGCAATTGACGCATAGAGTTGTCGTTGCGGGGGGAACGGTCATCGTGCCAGCAAATGCGGAATGGCTATCAGCAGTCAGCGGTCAGCCGTCAGTGGGTCGTCTGACAAACACACGGAGAACTATTACACCGACGTTGGCGTATGGGCAGCGGGTTGAGAAGCCGGGCTTCCATATCATGGAAACACCGACCGATCAGCAGACGGAGACGCTGACAGGGTTAGGCGCGACGGGTGTGGATCTGGCACTTGCGCATATCGTCGGGGCACCTTTACAATCGCATGTAATGGTCCCACTGATTCAGGTCTCTACAGATGCCACAACACAAGCCAACTACGGTGCGGATTTGGATTTGGAGACTGCTGATGTTGACGAGTTGTTAGCGTTAGTTATAGAAGTGGCTTCGCGGCAGTATACACCGAAGTTGCATGGTAAAGGGAATACGGATTTCCAGTTGACGCGAGGATTATTGGGAATTTCAATGTAA
- a CDS encoding trypsin-like peptidase domain-containing protein: MPKLKHQLIIGLLSLLFSIVIPGFANESVLQRLEKDFQRVVTDARPAVVKVVATQVMSVPLPSDTEKLAFTRQNIGSGIVIDTAGHVVTTTFEMETPSKIEVIFNDKKVSSAKLVGTDILSDIAVLRIANSLHESAPIADVVEPKVSGEWIELISPHKWGDSSKIDTGSWVVTIGSTYGQSPIVSFGIVGGWDTLPNQLCGELIKINAAVTPGNSGGAVVNTSGEVVGMILAVLTEPTRTNSPADVLFKKQDDIDITQFLLQSPPLGIRNQEITFAMPIETVRAVAKEIIEHGKVARGWLGVEVDVGEFGIFVTGVIENSPAHKGGLLPRDLILEFNEVPVHSYAELLRCVVSKRPDTEVRLKVGRNGAEEHCTVILGEKR, encoded by the coding sequence ATGCCAAAATTAAAACACCAATTGATAATTGGATTACTGAGTCTACTTTTCTCTATCGTCATTCCCGGCTTCGCGAATGAGAGCGTCCTGCAGAGGCTTGAAAAGGATTTTCAGAGAGTCGTCACTGATGCGCGTCCGGCAGTTGTAAAGGTTGTCGCGACACAGGTGATGTCGGTGCCGCTTCCATCGGACACAGAAAAGTTGGCGTTTACGCGCCAAAATATCGGTTCCGGTATTGTTATTGACACCGCTGGACACGTTGTGACGACCACTTTTGAAATGGAAACGCCAAGCAAGATTGAGGTGATCTTTAACGATAAAAAGGTGTCTTCGGCAAAATTGGTCGGCACGGATATACTCTCTGATATTGCGGTGCTTCGGATTGCAAATTCACTGCACGAATCCGCGCCAATAGCAGATGTCGTTGAACCAAAGGTATCTGGCGAGTGGATTGAACTCATATCGCCTCATAAGTGGGGTGATTCTTCAAAAATTGATACCGGTTCGTGGGTCGTGACAATAGGGAGCACTTATGGACAGAGTCCCATTGTCTCTTTCGGTATTGTCGGAGGTTGGGATACTTTGCCGAATCAATTGTGTGGAGAATTAATTAAAATCAACGCCGCGGTCACACCCGGCAATAGTGGTGGCGCAGTCGTAAACACATCAGGAGAGGTCGTTGGGATGATCCTCGCAGTCTTGACGGAACCCACCCGGACGAATTCGCCTGCGGATGTACTGTTCAAGAAGCAGGACGATATAGACATTACACAATTTCTGCTTCAGTCGCCACCGTTGGGAATCCGTAATCAGGAAATCACCTTCGCTATGCCGATAGAGACGGTTCGTGCTGTTGCCAAAGAAATTATAGAACACGGGAAAGTCGCTCGCGGCTGGCTCGGTGTTGAAGTTGATGTCGGCGAGTTCGGGATCTTCGTTACGGGTGTAATTGAAAACAGTCCGGCGCACAAGGGCGGTCTTTTACCCAGAGACCTTATCCTCGAATTTAACGAAGTCCCTGTGCACTCCTACGCCGAGTTGTTGAGATGTGTTGTCAGCAAGCGACCCGATACTGAAGTTCGCCTTAAGGTCGGTAGAAATGGTGCCGAAGAACATTGTACTGTGATATTGGGTGAAAAGCGTTAA
- a CDS encoding SUMF1/EgtB/PvdO family nonheme iron enzyme: MQKLTIDGETYTSSIGMRFVRIEPGTFMMGSENAALSDELTAGKAYLRDGDWDEQPVHQVTLTTPFYIGIFQVTNAQYEAYDPTHRALKSLRDTGFSKEDNEAVVFVDWHDATRFCEWLSEKDGLPYRLPTEAEWEYVCRAGTTTHFHTGDTLPPEFHKNVGESWYPDAGRGRGAEEIVPLHVGKTPPNAWGAYDMHGNVEEWCQDWYGTYEPGPQTDPVGRAEGLYRVTRGGSHSTLLCYLRSANRMGAVPEDKHWYIGFRVVCGEMPQTSPTPAPKVGLWGRDVKQENRSAPAPESPYFAEPLTYVKISEGSNGPLFSAHNHVPAITECPNGDMFAAWYSCVTERGRELTVAASRLRFGEAEWDPAEPFWGPPDRNNHATSLWRNENGRIYHFNGLSAAATWGPLALVLRHSDDNGATWSKPRFISPEHRLRHMPIASVFRRQDGSILLACDAVSGGDGGTAIWLSEDDGDTWYDPGAGQPIPEFADGKQGGWIAGIHAAVVELTDGKLMAYGRGDTINERMPKSLSADGGRTWHYSASPFPVVSGGQRCVLLRLQEGPIFLATFTGDRREPTSMPIVDASGNERLVTGLFGALSYDDGETWECMRLITDDGADREIDTMDGRPFTMGLNSAELGGYLAVCQGQNGIIHLISSRQHYRFNYTWLKKAPPSKVRD; the protein is encoded by the coding sequence ATGCAGAAATTAACGATTGATGGTGAAACGTATACAAGTTCAATAGGGATGCGGTTCGTCAGGATTGAACCGGGGACATTTATGATGGGTTCAGAGAATGCGGCCCTATCGGATGAGCTGACAGCTGGAAAAGCATACCTCCGAGACGGTGATTGGGATGAACAGCCGGTGCATCAAGTAACCCTCACCACACCGTTCTATATCGGCATTTTTCAGGTGACGAATGCACAATATGAGGCTTATGATCCCACACACCGTGCGTTGAAGAGTCTTCGGGACACGGGTTTCTCAAAAGAAGACAATGAAGCGGTTGTGTTTGTGGATTGGCACGATGCGACGCGCTTCTGTGAATGGCTCTCCGAGAAGGACGGACTTCCCTATCGACTGCCAACCGAAGCGGAGTGGGAATATGTGTGTCGTGCGGGAACAACAACCCATTTTCACACGGGTGATACACTCCCGCCTGAATTCCATAAAAACGTTGGAGAGAGTTGGTACCCGGATGCGGGGCGGGGCCGTGGCGCAGAAGAAATCGTGCCTTTGCATGTTGGGAAAACCCCACCCAACGCGTGGGGTGCATACGATATGCACGGGAACGTGGAGGAGTGGTGCCAAGATTGGTATGGGACTTACGAACCGGGTCCACAGACGGATCCAGTGGGTAGGGCAGAAGGTTTGTATCGCGTTACACGGGGTGGTAGTCACTCGACGTTACTCTGTTATCTACGCTCAGCGAACCGGATGGGAGCAGTACCAGAAGATAAGCACTGGTACATCGGATTCCGTGTCGTCTGTGGTGAGATGCCGCAAACTTCCCCGACACCGGCACCGAAAGTGGGGTTATGGGGACGCGATGTTAAACAGGAAAATAGGAGTGCTCCCGCGCCAGAATCCCCCTATTTTGCGGAACCGCTCACTTATGTTAAAATTTCTGAAGGTTCAAACGGACCGCTTTTTTCGGCGCATAATCACGTTCCGGCGATTACCGAATGTCCGAACGGCGATATGTTCGCAGCGTGGTATTCATGTGTGACAGAGCGGGGACGTGAATTGACAGTCGCCGCGAGCCGATTGCGCTTTGGCGAAGCCGAATGGGACCCCGCCGAACCTTTCTGGGGTCCGCCCGATCGGAACAATCATGCCACCTCTCTGTGGCGAAACGAGAATGGACGGATTTACCATTTCAACGGACTCTCAGCAGCCGCAACGTGGGGTCCGTTAGCGTTGGTGCTACGCCACTCCGATGATAACGGTGCGACTTGGTCGAAACCGCGCTTCATATCGCCAGAGCATCGGCTCCGACACATGCCGATCGCTTCTGTTTTCCGAAGGCAGGACGGTTCTATTCTCCTCGCTTGCGATGCGGTGAGTGGCGGAGACGGCGGCACCGCAATATGGCTCAGCGAAGACGACGGTGACACATGGTATGATCCGGGAGCAGGACAACCGATTCCCGAATTTGCCGATGGTAAACAGGGCGGATGGATCGCGGGTATCCACGCTGCTGTGGTGGAACTCACAGATGGCAAGTTGATGGCTTACGGCAGAGGTGATACAATCAACGAACGGATGCCGAAGAGTCTCTCCGCAGATGGGGGTCGGACGTGGCATTATAGTGCCAGTCCGTTCCCAGTGGTTTCAGGCGGACAACGGTGTGTGCTGCTACGACTTCAAGAGGGACCGATTTTTCTCGCGACCTTCACGGGAGATCGGAGGGAACCGACATCCATGCCGATCGTTGATGCCTCCGGCAATGAACGTCTCGTGACCGGACTCTTTGGGGCACTGTCTTATGACGATGGCGAAACATGGGAATGTATGCGACTGATTACGGATGACGGAGCAGATCGAGAGATCGACACGATGGATGGACGCCCCTTTACGATGGGACTAAACAGTGCCGAACTCGGTGGTTACCTCGCCGTTTGTCAAGGACAAAATGGGATCATCCATCTGATCAGTAGTCGTCAACATTACCGATTTAACTACACGTGGTTGAAAAAGGCACCCCCATCGAAAGTACGAGATTAA